The Microbacterium sp. LWO12-1.2 genome includes a window with the following:
- a CDS encoding DUF427 domain-containing protein, producing the protein MKAVLAGTVIAEADEGDLVRIEGNWYFPPASITSGALVESPTAYTCPWKGAAQYFSIQVDDTLHKDLAWSYPTPYPSAFDRVGTDFSGYVAFDPSVEISQ; encoded by the coding sequence ATGAAGGCTGTACTCGCAGGAACCGTCATCGCCGAAGCAGATGAGGGAGACCTCGTCCGCATCGAAGGGAACTGGTACTTCCCGCCCGCATCGATCACATCCGGTGCGCTCGTCGAGAGCCCGACCGCGTACACGTGTCCGTGGAAGGGTGCGGCCCAGTACTTCTCGATCCAGGTCGACGACACGCTCCACAAGGATCTCGCCTGGTCGTACCCGACCCCGTACCCCTCTGCGTTCGACCGCGTCGGCACGGACTTCTCCGGCTACGTCGCCTTCGACCCGAGTGTCGAGATCTCGCAATGA
- a CDS encoding AI-2E family transporter produces the protein MSNDESPASAPSEKVADGASDLSAQTTAASVPDTAAASPVHRIAVEPMTPSRSFWTRIDRPFVFGFLVTLGALGAILLGLALSNLATVLIYIALALFAALGLDPAVRFLERRGLKRTISVLIVILSLIVVVALILWMILPIVIEQIASFVRSVPGMIADFQRSDVYATLEKQFGDQFEDLVADVQKFLTNPGNIATIGGGALKVGASIATGISGAIVVLVLTLYFVASLPGMKHSMLRLIPARDRARTSDITDQITDSVGGYVMGMVVLAFFNAVLAFLLYFFLGLPFPPLMATVAFCITLIPLVGSVMFWIIGTTLALFTNPLGALIFALVYLVYMQVEAYVITPRVMNKAISIPGSLVVIGALAGGTLLGLLGALVAVPVAASILIIIKQVWVPRQDSRV, from the coding sequence ATGAGCAACGACGAGTCGCCCGCATCCGCCCCCAGCGAGAAGGTCGCGGACGGCGCCTCCGACCTCAGTGCCCAGACAACGGCGGCATCCGTTCCCGACACCGCTGCCGCATCACCGGTGCACCGGATCGCCGTGGAACCGATGACACCGAGCCGCTCGTTCTGGACACGGATCGACCGCCCCTTCGTGTTCGGCTTCCTGGTGACCCTCGGGGCACTCGGCGCGATCCTGCTCGGCCTCGCGCTCAGCAACCTTGCGACCGTCCTCATCTACATCGCCCTCGCGCTGTTCGCCGCGCTCGGACTCGATCCGGCCGTACGCTTCCTCGAACGTCGGGGGCTCAAGCGCACGATCTCGGTACTCATCGTCATCCTGAGTCTGATCGTCGTGGTCGCACTGATCCTCTGGATGATCCTGCCGATCGTGATCGAGCAGATCGCCAGCTTCGTACGGTCGGTGCCGGGAATGATCGCGGACTTCCAGCGCAGCGACGTCTACGCGACCCTTGAGAAGCAATTCGGCGATCAGTTCGAAGACCTCGTCGCCGACGTGCAGAAGTTCCTCACCAACCCGGGCAACATCGCCACCATCGGTGGGGGCGCTTTGAAGGTCGGCGCCTCGATCGCGACCGGCATCTCGGGCGCGATCGTGGTGCTGGTGCTCACCCTCTACTTCGTCGCGTCGCTGCCCGGTATGAAGCACAGCATGCTGCGCCTGATTCCCGCCCGTGACCGCGCCCGCACCAGCGACATCACCGACCAGATCACCGACTCGGTGGGCGGCTACGTGATGGGCATGGTGGTGCTGGCGTTCTTCAACGCGGTGCTCGCGTTCCTGCTCTATTTCTTCCTCGGCCTTCCGTTCCCGCCGCTGATGGCGACGGTGGCGTTCTGCATCACTCTGATCCCGCTCGTCGGGTCGGTGATGTTCTGGATCATCGGCACGACGCTCGCCCTGTTCACCAACCCGCTCGGAGCACTGATCTTCGCGCTCGTGTACCTCGTGTACATGCAGGTCGAGGCGTACGTCATCACGCCGCGTGTCATGAACAAGGCGATCTCGATCCCCGGTTCACTCGTCGTGATCGGTGCCCTCGCCGGCGGCACGCTGCTCGGTCTGCTCGGCGCCCTCGTGGCCGTGCCGGTGGCGGCATCCATCCTCATCATCATCAAGCAGGTCTGGGTGCCGCGGCAGGACTCCCGGGTCTAG
- a CDS encoding MFS transporter: MTTETGEMRATTVKEPGILSGAYLWITIGACALVFLGAFESLAVTTVMPAVSADLDGERLYALAFAGPLATGVIGMVAAGNWADRRGPVEPLYTSVGIFVIGLLVAGFAPTMEVLVAGRFAQGLGSGALTVALYVVVARVYPRELHPAIFAGFAAAWVVPSLIGPTVAGAVTELWSWHWVFLGVVVLVLVALLMVVPALRGLSHDDGDASTPWAFGRLGWSVLAAVAVLGLNLLGDVPGVGPVLAVVAVIVALVAVRPLLPRGTLRAARGLPSVILVRGLAAAAFFGAQVYIPYLLTDRYAVSPTLAGLSLTGGALAWSVAATVQGRMGARLSSVVAVRIGTALVLIGIVLALATAALRADAALIIAAWIVAGTGMGLMSPRTSALTLALSTPETQGFNSSAMTVADSFGSALALAITGVLFASLASVADPFTAVFTLAAVIGVAAVVLAPRLGMRQPQPVEG; the protein is encoded by the coding sequence ATGACGACAGAAACGGGCGAGATGCGCGCCACGACGGTGAAAGAACCGGGCATCCTGAGTGGCGCGTACCTCTGGATCACGATCGGCGCCTGTGCGCTGGTGTTCCTCGGGGCGTTCGAGTCGCTGGCCGTGACCACGGTGATGCCCGCGGTGAGCGCCGACCTCGACGGCGAGCGGCTGTACGCGCTCGCGTTCGCCGGTCCGCTCGCCACCGGCGTGATCGGTATGGTCGCTGCGGGCAACTGGGCGGACCGCCGGGGTCCCGTGGAGCCGCTGTACACCTCGGTCGGCATCTTCGTGATCGGCCTGCTCGTCGCCGGCTTCGCCCCCACCATGGAGGTGCTGGTGGCGGGCCGCTTCGCCCAGGGCCTCGGCAGCGGAGCGCTCACCGTCGCCCTCTATGTCGTGGTCGCCCGGGTGTATCCGCGCGAACTCCACCCCGCGATCTTCGCCGGGTTCGCAGCCGCGTGGGTGGTGCCTTCGCTGATCGGCCCCACCGTGGCCGGGGCCGTGACCGAGCTCTGGAGCTGGCACTGGGTGTTCCTCGGCGTCGTCGTGCTCGTGCTGGTGGCGCTGCTCATGGTCGTGCCGGCGCTGCGCGGACTGTCGCACGACGATGGCGACGCCTCGACCCCGTGGGCGTTCGGGCGCCTCGGGTGGTCGGTGCTGGCCGCGGTCGCCGTGCTCGGACTCAATCTTCTCGGCGATGTGCCGGGTGTCGGGCCGGTGCTCGCGGTCGTCGCGGTGATCGTGGCCCTGGTCGCGGTGCGTCCGCTGCTGCCGCGAGGCACCCTGCGTGCGGCACGTGGTCTGCCCTCCGTCATCCTCGTGCGCGGTCTTGCGGCAGCGGCGTTCTTCGGGGCGCAGGTGTACATCCCTTACCTGCTCACCGATCGCTACGCGGTCTCGCCGACCCTCGCCGGGCTCTCTCTCACCGGCGGTGCGCTGGCGTGGTCGGTCGCCGCGACGGTGCAGGGGCGCATGGGTGCCCGACTGTCGAGTGTCGTCGCCGTGCGGATCGGTACGGCGCTGGTGCTCATCGGGATCGTTCTCGCCCTGGCGACGGCGGCCCTCCGTGCGGATGCCGCCCTCATCATCGCGGCCTGGATCGTCGCTGGCACGGGCATGGGGCTCATGAGCCCCCGCACCAGTGCGCTCACCCTCGCCCTGTCGACGCCCGAGACGCAGGGCTTCAACAGCTCCGCCATGACGGTCGCGGATTCGTTCGGAAGCGCGCTGGCCCTCGCCATCACCGGCGTGCTGTTCGCGAGTCTGGCGTCGGTCGCCGACCCGTTCACGGCCGTGTTCACGCTCGCCGCGGTCATCGGCGTCGCCGCGGTGGTGCTCGCGCCCCGGCTCGGGATGCGGCAGCCTCAGCCCGTCGAGGGGTGA
- a CDS encoding ABC transporter substrate-binding protein: MFTARGKRSILAVGLVAAATLALSACGGNPLEEPSSDAGSGSGSSDTIVVGSQGYYSNEIIAEIYAQALEGAGFTVEKKLNIGQRDAYMPEVESGEINVFPEYTGSLLEYLSTDGVDVTSPDDVYKALQETLPDGLTALDYAEASDQDTYTVLKSFAEENDLKTIGDLAKVTTPLTIGAAPEFEQRPYSPAKAKEVYGVDLAFSATGQTTLESLLAGQIQVADIYTADPAFETEDIVALEDPENLIISSNVVPIVSSDIADDVSDVLNAISAKLTAEELVSLNVLSTVDQKSSADIAKQWLTDNDLL, from the coding sequence ATGTTCACAGCACGAGGCAAGCGCTCCATCCTCGCCGTCGGCCTGGTGGCCGCGGCGACACTCGCCCTGTCCGCCTGCGGCGGCAACCCGCTAGAGGAACCATCCAGCGATGCCGGATCGGGGTCGGGCAGCTCCGACACGATCGTCGTCGGTTCGCAGGGGTACTACTCCAACGAGATCATCGCCGAGATCTACGCCCAGGCGCTCGAGGGCGCAGGGTTCACGGTCGAGAAGAAGCTCAACATCGGTCAGCGCGACGCGTACATGCCCGAGGTCGAGTCCGGTGAGATCAACGTCTTCCCCGAGTACACGGGCAGCCTGCTCGAGTACCTTTCGACGGACGGCGTCGACGTCACCAGCCCCGACGACGTCTACAAGGCATTGCAGGAGACTCTGCCCGACGGGCTCACCGCGCTCGACTATGCCGAGGCCTCCGACCAGGACACCTACACGGTGCTCAAGAGCTTCGCCGAGGAGAACGACCTCAAGACGATCGGCGACCTCGCCAAGGTGACCACACCGCTCACCATCGGCGCGGCCCCCGAGTTCGAACAGCGTCCGTACAGCCCGGCCAAGGCCAAGGAGGTCTACGGCGTCGACCTGGCGTTCTCGGCGACAGGCCAGACCACGCTCGAGTCGCTGCTGGCCGGCCAGATCCAGGTGGCCGACATCTACACGGCAGACCCTGCTTTCGAAACCGAAGACATCGTCGCTCTGGAAGACCCGGAGAACCTGATCATCTCGTCGAACGTCGTGCCGATCGTCTCGAGCGACATCGCCGATGACGTGTCCGATGTGCTCAACGCGATCAGCGCCAAGCTGACGGCTGAGGAGCTCGTCTCCCTCAACGTCCTGAGCACGGTCGACCAGAAGTCCTCGGCCGACATCGCGAAGCAGTGGCTGACCGATAACGACCTGCTCTGA
- a CDS encoding dihydrolipoyl dehydrogenase family protein, with protein sequence MSADNTRTDEYDLIVLGGGPVGENVADRAVQGGLTAIIVESELVGGECSYWACMPSKALLRSAQALRAAQHVAGAAEAVTGKLDVRAVFDRRDSFTSNWSDDGQVKWLDSAGIDLARGHGRLTGEREVTVTDADGGTRVLHARHAVAISTGSDAVIPPIDGLREASPWTSREATSAEELPESLAVIGGGVVAVEMATAYAALGSTVTLIARGELLASMEPFAGERVAAGLRELGVDVRTGTGTTSVHRADDGVTVTLNDGSTVVATEVLAATGRSPRSGDIGLEAAGLEPGRWIDTDDTLRVPGSDWLYAVGDVNGRVLLTHQGKYQARAAGDVIVARAKGETVDDGPWGRHVATADHGAVPQVTFSFPEVASVGLTEKGARDAGRAVQVVDYDLGRVAGASLYEDGFEGQARLVIDTDRDVVIGATFVGPEVAELVQAATVAIVGEVPIARLWHAVPSYPTVSEVWLRLLEGYGRQSA encoded by the coding sequence ATGAGCGCTGACAACACACGGACCGACGAATACGACCTGATCGTGCTGGGCGGAGGGCCGGTCGGCGAGAACGTCGCCGACCGCGCCGTGCAGGGAGGGCTCACCGCGATCATCGTCGAGAGCGAACTCGTCGGAGGCGAGTGCTCGTACTGGGCGTGCATGCCGTCGAAGGCGCTGCTCCGCTCGGCACAGGCGCTCAGGGCCGCGCAGCACGTGGCCGGTGCTGCCGAGGCGGTGACCGGAAAGCTCGACGTGCGCGCCGTGTTCGACCGCCGCGACTCGTTCACCAGCAACTGGTCGGATGACGGCCAGGTGAAGTGGCTCGACTCGGCCGGCATCGACCTGGCCCGCGGGCACGGACGGCTCACGGGCGAGCGCGAGGTGACCGTGACGGATGCCGACGGCGGCACGCGCGTGCTCCACGCCCGTCACGCGGTCGCGATCAGCACGGGGTCGGATGCCGTCATCCCACCGATCGACGGACTCCGAGAGGCGTCGCCGTGGACGAGCCGTGAGGCGACCAGCGCCGAGGAGCTGCCGGAGTCGCTCGCCGTGATCGGCGGCGGTGTGGTCGCGGTGGAGATGGCGACCGCGTATGCGGCGCTCGGGTCGACCGTGACGCTCATCGCACGGGGAGAGCTGCTGGCGTCGATGGAGCCGTTCGCCGGCGAGCGGGTGGCCGCGGGACTGCGCGAGCTCGGGGTCGATGTGCGCACCGGCACGGGCACCACCTCGGTGCACCGCGCCGACGACGGCGTGACCGTGACGCTCAACGACGGCTCCACCGTCGTGGCGACCGAGGTGCTGGCGGCGACGGGACGCTCACCGCGCAGCGGAGACATCGGCCTCGAGGCCGCCGGCCTCGAGCCCGGTCGCTGGATCGACACGGATGACACGCTGCGGGTTCCCGGATCCGACTGGTTGTACGCGGTCGGCGACGTCAACGGACGCGTGCTGCTGACCCACCAGGGCAAGTACCAGGCGCGCGCGGCCGGAGACGTGATCGTCGCCAGGGCGAAGGGCGAGACCGTGGACGACGGACCGTGGGGCCGTCACGTCGCGACGGCCGACCACGGCGCCGTGCCGCAGGTGACGTTCTCGTTCCCGGAGGTGGCGTCGGTCGGACTCACGGAGAAGGGGGCGCGCGATGCCGGTCGCGCGGTGCAGGTGGTCGACTACGACCTGGGCCGGGTCGCCGGCGCGAGCCTGTACGAGGACGGCTTCGAGGGGCAGGCGCGCCTCGTGATCGACACGGACCGCGACGTCGTGATCGGTGCGACGTTCGTGGGACCCGAGGTGGCCGAGCTCGTACAGGCCGCGACGGTCGCGATCGTGGGAGAGGTGCCGATCGCCCGCCTCTGGCACGCGGTGCCGTCGTACCCGACCGTGAGCGAGGTGTGGCTGCGGCTGCTCGAGGGCTACGGGCGGCAGTCGGCGTGA
- a CDS encoding ABC transporter permease → MNLFTDAIAWILAPEQWAGNYALPKLLGEHLALTAISVLIAAAIALPLGWLIGHTGRGREIAVAVSGAARAIPAFGLMILLVLLLGVLRVPEAAIITFVLLAIPSLLAGAYTGLEAIDRRVLDAARAMGMTEWQVFWKVEVRLGLPLLVGGIRSALLQVIATVTIAAYVNLGGLGWPIIQGIPLRRFDQVLGGALIVAVLALLVDLLLAIAQHAAVPRGLRTGRPARRRARPLTPAPTAAASPA, encoded by the coding sequence ATGAACCTCTTCACCGATGCCATCGCCTGGATCCTCGCCCCCGAACAGTGGGCCGGGAACTATGCGTTGCCCAAACTCCTCGGTGAGCATCTCGCCCTCACCGCGATCTCGGTGCTGATCGCCGCGGCCATCGCACTGCCGCTCGGTTGGCTGATCGGACACACCGGCCGTGGGCGTGAGATCGCCGTCGCCGTGTCGGGTGCTGCCAGGGCGATCCCCGCCTTCGGCCTCATGATTCTGCTGGTGCTGCTGCTCGGGGTGCTCCGGGTCCCTGAGGCCGCCATCATCACATTCGTGCTCCTCGCGATCCCCTCGCTCCTCGCCGGGGCGTATACGGGGCTGGAGGCGATCGACCGTCGAGTGCTCGACGCGGCGCGCGCCATGGGGATGACCGAGTGGCAGGTGTTCTGGAAGGTCGAGGTGCGCCTCGGTCTGCCGTTGCTGGTCGGAGGCATCCGCTCCGCGCTGCTGCAGGTCATCGCGACGGTGACGATCGCCGCCTACGTCAATCTCGGCGGACTCGGATGGCCGATCATCCAGGGCATCCCCCTGCGTCGCTTCGACCAGGTGCTCGGTGGCGCGCTCATCGTCGCCGTCCTGGCGCTGCTCGTCGACCTGCTGCTTGCCATCGCGCAGCACGCGGCCGTCCCGCGCGGCCTGCGCACCGGTCGTCCGGCACGTCGCCGTGCGCGTCCGCTCACCCCTGCGCCCACAGCCGCGGCATCCCCCGCCTGA
- a CDS encoding ABC transporter permease — MNWVVDNLGLIFDLTLVHLRQSIIPIVLGFVLSLPLGWVAWRYRLVRGPIIVLTGLLYTIPSLALLILLPATLGYSAISEANLVIALTIYAVAILVRAVADGLDSVDDGVRQAATATGFAPFRRFWAVEFPLAGPVILAGLRVAAVSTISLATVGILIGVTNLGYLFTNGLERRIIAEVFAGVVAVVIIALVIDLILLLIGRALMPWTTAASRVAASRAVPVRAAA, encoded by the coding sequence GTGAACTGGGTCGTCGACAACCTCGGGTTGATCTTCGATCTGACTCTGGTGCATCTGCGCCAGAGCATCATTCCGATCGTGCTCGGGTTCGTGCTCTCGTTGCCCCTGGGGTGGGTGGCGTGGCGCTACCGCCTCGTGCGCGGACCGATCATCGTGCTCACCGGGCTGCTCTACACGATCCCCTCGCTCGCGCTGTTGATCCTGCTGCCGGCCACACTCGGATACTCCGCGATCAGCGAGGCCAACCTCGTGATCGCACTGACGATCTACGCCGTCGCGATCCTGGTGCGGGCGGTCGCCGACGGCCTCGACTCTGTCGACGATGGCGTCCGTCAGGCCGCGACCGCCACCGGCTTCGCGCCGTTTCGACGCTTCTGGGCGGTCGAGTTCCCGCTCGCCGGCCCCGTGATCCTCGCCGGCCTCCGCGTCGCGGCAGTCAGCACGATCTCCCTCGCCACCGTCGGCATTCTGATCGGCGTCACCAACCTCGGCTACCTGTTCACGAACGGGCTCGAGCGCCGTATCATCGCCGAAGTGTTCGCCGGCGTCGTCGCTGTGGTGATCATCGCGCTCGTGATCGACCTGATCCTGCTGCTGATCGGACGAGCGCTGATGCCATGGACGACAGCAGCCAGTCGGGTCGCCGCGAGCCGTGCCGTTCCGGTGAGGGCAGCCGCATGA
- a CDS encoding lactonase family protein, producing MTRFWLGGYGSGMDGSADGIGLLAGDSGREATTLAYRGAVTDTPSSPTWLARHPSLDVVYAALEGAAVVQAFVRTGDASLTPLGEPVEAGESVCHVAVAPNGTSLIASCYGDGRVVRIGLDAAGRPVADRDNDAAALRAALLGEEQPETVPAGVGAAASDPHAAGGDRVSRAHAAVFLPDGRIATTDLGFDMVRFWRPTATGLALDHEVTLPLGTGPRHMVVHPSGHLHVVTEYSCEVFTLAAGPDGTWGIVSSVLSSPIAQVGTDFPAELARTRDGAFLYTALRGSNTIAALRVRGGGESLESVALADSGVNWPRHHLVYEGKLLVAGQLSDTITLLDLDERTGAPLGIRHEAAAPSPTCFLPVD from the coding sequence ATGACGCGGTTCTGGCTCGGCGGCTACGGCTCCGGCATGGATGGTTCGGCAGACGGCATCGGGCTGCTCGCCGGCGACTCGGGGCGGGAGGCCACCACCCTCGCGTACCGCGGTGCGGTGACCGACACACCGTCGTCTCCCACCTGGCTCGCGCGCCACCCCTCGCTCGACGTCGTGTACGCCGCGCTGGAAGGTGCCGCCGTCGTGCAGGCGTTCGTCCGCACGGGTGACGCGTCTCTCACGCCGCTCGGCGAACCGGTCGAAGCCGGAGAGTCGGTGTGCCACGTCGCGGTCGCGCCGAACGGCACCTCCCTGATCGCGAGCTGCTACGGCGACGGCCGGGTCGTGCGCATCGGCCTCGACGCCGCGGGACGCCCCGTCGCCGACCGCGACAACGACGCCGCCGCGCTCCGGGCCGCCCTGCTCGGCGAGGAGCAGCCGGAGACGGTGCCGGCGGGTGTCGGTGCCGCGGCATCCGACCCGCACGCCGCAGGAGGAGACCGCGTCTCGCGGGCTCACGCCGCGGTGTTCCTGCCCGACGGCCGCATCGCCACCACCGACCTCGGCTTCGACATGGTGCGCTTCTGGCGGCCGACCGCCACCGGGCTCGCGCTCGATCACGAGGTCACCTTGCCGCTGGGCACGGGCCCGCGCCACATGGTCGTGCACCCCAGCGGGCACCTGCACGTCGTGACCGAGTACTCGTGCGAGGTCTTCACGCTCGCGGCAGGCCCCGACGGCACCTGGGGCATCGTCTCGTCGGTGCTCTCGAGCCCGATCGCCCAGGTCGGCACCGACTTCCCGGCCGAGCTCGCCCGCACGCGCGACGGGGCGTTCCTGTACACCGCTCTGCGCGGCAGCAACACGATCGCGGCGCTGCGGGTGCGCGGCGGCGGAGAGTCGCTGGAATCGGTCGCGCTCGCCGACTCGGGAGTGAACTGGCCGCGCCATCACCTCGTCTACGAGGGCAAGCTCCTCGTCGCCGGGCAGCTGTCCGACACGATCACGCTGCTCGACCTCGATGAGCGCACGGGCGCACCGCTCGGCATCCGGCACGAGGCGGCGGCCCCTTCACCGACCTGCTTCCTGCCGGTCGACTGA
- a CDS encoding ABC transporter ATP-binding protein, with amino-acid sequence MIEFRNVTKQFPDGTVAVNDFSLVLPSRKTTVFVGSSGCGKTTLLRMINRMVEPTSGDIEIDGENVLVGDPVQLRRRIGYVMQNSGLMPHFTVIDNVATVLRLTGVKKAAAHERARTLLDTVGLDQALADRYPSQLSGGQQQRVGVARGLAADPNILLMDEPFGAVDPIVRADLQQETLRLQHELDKTVVFVTHDIDEAFLLGDQVVILDKGARIVQVGSPSEIIENPADDFVSAFIGADRGRRALHLKQTPHGTVVVDSEGRTQGAIVAAPEGQTAGMNEAAT; translated from the coding sequence GTGATCGAATTCCGCAACGTCACAAAGCAGTTCCCCGACGGCACCGTCGCCGTGAACGACTTCAGCCTGGTACTGCCGTCGCGCAAGACCACGGTGTTCGTCGGCTCATCCGGCTGCGGCAAGACCACTCTGCTGCGCATGATCAACCGCATGGTCGAGCCCACCTCCGGTGACATCGAGATCGACGGCGAGAACGTGCTGGTGGGCGACCCGGTGCAGCTGCGACGCCGCATCGGGTACGTGATGCAGAACTCCGGCCTCATGCCCCACTTCACGGTGATCGACAACGTGGCCACCGTGCTGCGGCTGACCGGGGTGAAGAAGGCGGCAGCCCACGAGCGCGCGCGAACGCTGCTCGACACCGTGGGGCTCGACCAGGCGCTCGCCGACCGCTACCCCAGTCAGCTCTCGGGCGGCCAGCAGCAGCGCGTCGGTGTGGCCCGTGGTCTCGCCGCCGATCCCAACATCCTGCTGATGGACGAGCCGTTCGGTGCGGTGGACCCGATCGTGCGCGCCGACCTGCAGCAGGAGACGCTGCGTCTGCAGCACGAGCTCGACAAGACGGTCGTGTTCGTCACGCACGACATCGACGAGGCGTTCCTGCTCGGCGACCAGGTCGTCATCCTCGACAAGGGCGCGCGCATCGTGCAGGTGGGCAGCCCGAGCGAGATCATCGAGAACCCGGCAGACGACTTCGTCTCCGCGTTCATCGGCGCCGACCGCGGACGCCGCGCGCTGCACCTGAAGCAGACGCCGCATGGCACCGTCGTCGTCGACTCCGAGGGACGCACGCAGGGTGCGATCGTGGCCGCACCGGAAGGTCAGACCGCGGGGATGAACGAGGCGGCCACGTGA